In Formosa haliotis, the sequence AGCTCGCAGAGTCATTTCTTTTGAACCACCACCACCAGGGATAACACCTACACCAAATTCTACAAGTCCCATGTATGTTTCTGCCGCAGCCACTACTTTATCGGCGTGCAGCGATAATTCGCAACCTCCTCCAAGGGTCATGCCGTGAGGAGCTGACACTGTAGGAATGGCAGAATAACGCATGCGCATCATGGTATCTTGGAAATATTTAATCGCCATATTAAGCTCGTCGTATTCTTGTTCGGCAGCCATCATGAAAATCATTCCAATGTTTGCTCCTACAGAGAAATTGGCACCTTGGTTTCCTACAACTAAACCTTGGAAATCTTTTTCAGCTAAATCTATAGCCTTATTAATTCCTGCTAAGACATCGCCACCTATGGTATTCATTTTAGACTGGAACTCGACATTTAAAATGCCATCGCCTAAATCTTCTACAACAACTCCTGAATTTTTAAAGACTTCATGCGATTTACGAATGTTATCTAAAATTATAAAGGCATCTTGTCCTGGAACTTTTTCTTGTTTCTTAGACGGAATATCATAAAAATAGGAGGCTCCATCTTTTACGGTATAGAAGGAGGATACCCCAGAAGCTAACATATCGTTAACCCATGCTGCAGGCTCAAAACCTTCAGCTTTCATAATGTCTATTCCTTTTTCTACACCTATGGCATCCCAGATTTGGAATGGGCCGTGTTCCCATCCAAAACCAGCTTTCATGGCATCGTCTATCTTATATAATTCGTTTGTAATTTCTGGAATTCGGTTAGATACATAAGCAAATAGTGCTGCGAAGTTTTTTCTGTAGAAATCGCCAGCCTTATCCTTTCCGGCAACCAAAACTTTAAAACGATCTACAACTTTATCAATCGTTTTCGTTAATTCTAAAGTGGCAAAATTTGCTTTTTTGTTGGCACGATATTCTAAGGTGTTCAGGTCTAACGACAGGATGTCTTTTGTACCGTCTTTATGGCGTTCTAATTTGTAGAATCCTTGTTTGGTTTTGCTTCCAAGCCATTTGTTTTCCATCATTTTACTAATGAAATCAGGTAGCTTAAACAGTTCGTGACGTTCGTCTGTAGGCACATTATCGTATAAACCATTGGCCACATGTACCAGCGTGTCTAAACCTACAACATCTACCGTACGGAAGGTTGCCGATTTAGGGCGGCCAATTACAGGGCCGGTTAATTTATCGACTTCTTCTATGGTTAAATCCATGTCTTTAACAGCATGAAATAAACTCATAATGCTGAATATTCCAACGCGATTCCCTATAAAAGCAGGAGTGTCTTTAGCCACAACCGAGGTTTTTCCTAGAAATTGCTCGCCATAACTATTTAAAAAGTCTAACACTTCCGGACTT encodes:
- a CDS encoding 3-hydroxyacyl-CoA dehydrogenase/enoyl-CoA hydratase family protein; the protein is MSTRRIKKVAVIGSGIMGSGIACHFANIGVYVLLLDIVPRELNATEQAKGLTLEDKAVRNRIVNDSLSAALKSKPSPIYHQKFASRITTGNLEDDIAKVKDVDWIIEVVVERLDIKKQVFENLEKHRTPGTLITSNTSGIPIHFMSEGRSENFQKHFCGTHFFNPARYLKLFEIIPGPKTSPEVLDFLNSYGEQFLGKTSVVAKDTPAFIGNRVGIFSIMSLFHAVKDMDLTIEEVDKLTGPVIGRPKSATFRTVDVVGLDTLVHVANGLYDNVPTDERHELFKLPDFISKMMENKWLGSKTKQGFYKLERHKDGTKDILSLDLNTLEYRANKKANFATLELTKTIDKVVDRFKVLVAGKDKAGDFYRKNFAALFAYVSNRIPEITNELYKIDDAMKAGFGWEHGPFQIWDAIGVEKGIDIMKAEGFEPAAWVNDMLASGVSSFYTVKDGASYFYDIPSKKQEKVPGQDAFIILDNIRKSHEVFKNSGVVVEDLGDGILNVEFQSKMNTIGGDVLAGINKAIDLAEKDFQGLVVGNQGANFSVGANIGMIFMMAAEQEYDELNMAIKYFQDTMMRMRYSAIPTVSAPHGMTLGGGCELSLHADKVVAAAETYMGLVEFGVGVIPGGGGSKEMTLRAQDTFKKGDVELNTLQEYFLTIGMAKVSTSAYEAFDLGVLQHGKDIVVVNKDRQIATAKAHAKLMAEAGYTQPIKRNDIKVLGKQALGMFLVGTDSMEASRFISEHDQKIANKLAYVMAGGDLSEPTLVSEQYLLDLEREAFLSLCTERKTLERIQHMLKTGKPLRN